The stretch of DNA ACACCTTCATCATCGTTGGTAAGCTCAAGACCGGGAAACATCCCCTTAATAAGCAGTGACTTCCCTGCTCCTGCATCTCCGATAAAACCAATCAATTTGTCCAAAGGGCTTAAATGCCGTTGTGCAAGCTGATGTCCTAAATTTAAAAGCCTTTTTTTACCCCTGGGGGCGAAATATACGGCATACATTAAGGCTTCGTGTACCAGGGATACTGCCATGTGATCACTCCATTCTATAGCTCAAACTCTAAATTTAACAACGGTGCATGCTGCTGCGCCCCATATACATCCGTTTCACCCAGTTCTCCTGAAGCAATAGGTCTCTCGATGGTTGCCTTGATTGCTTTTGCTGGTTTGAACTCTATCACATTAATTACCTTTTCTGCTGGAATCTGATATAATTTTGCGATAAGTTCTTTATTAATCACTTTTGCATTGCAAAATTCGTCAAAGCTTTCCCAATCCTTGAAGATAATATCAAAGGTCAATTCATAAGGTCCGGAATTTTTGCTTCTTATTACTTGTGCTACATCTATCAATTTAATCTTCAAAGCCAATCCTCCCTCCCGCTATTTCTATATCAATAGGAAACCATTGATTGGGGTCATTAACTTCCATTAGATGGTATAAATTAAAGGTGTATACTTCACCGGCTTTAAAGTCCGACGGCGAATATGGGAAAGCCAGGTTACCTGCAGTGGACACTCTTCCTTCATAACCATAATGAAGCATGGTGGACCGGGCAAAACTGCATATAGTATTTGCGGTAGCCTGATCTTCTGCTACAGCTTCAATAATGATGCCCAGTTCATGACCGTTTATCTCCTCCTGGGGTTCCAGTGGTCCCATTACTCCATTTTTTCCATACACCTTAAAATCCAGGAAATATTTCATTTCTGCATCTTTAAAATTGTCTTCCACTCTTTCACGAACGCCTTTGATGATCTCATCTATTTGAGATATCATGATAGGGTCACGTGTCCCGGCAATCGATATGGTTCGATATCCTATTTTTTTTGCTCCTTCCAGCTTTATAGTATACTTTTCAGAAGGAATAAATTTACTTCCGGATACTTTAACCACTCTATCCGTTTCCTGCTCGAACTTTGTTTCTGTTAAATCCAATACTCCTCCCGGCCCCGGAAGAATGTATGGATTTGTCTTTTCATACAGGGTATGTGCCGCAACCGACAAAGTAGTACATTTTCTAACAGGGTTTAATGGTTCTACTTTAAAGTAATCTTTTCCAAGATATCCTATCATGCAGTCACTGCCGCTGCCTGGTGTAGCAGCTATACTTGCACATTCCAATATTTTTCCCATATGTATGGCAAGACCTCTATCATAACCTTTCTGAACTGCCAAAGCTGCAAAAACTGCAGGGTCATAAGCTCTCCCGGCCACAATTACCTGTACTTCCTGCTCCAGCGCTTTAATAAATGGTTCCATGCCCATCTGTCCTACAATCCTCACTGTTTGTTCCAACTCTTCTCTCGTTAATTCAGGCGCCGGATAAAGCGGAGTAATTCTTCCTTTTTCCAATTCGCTTAGAGCTAATTCCTTTTCAATTTCTGCATGGATGATTGCCATCTTAAACTGCAATCCCTTTTCCCATGCGATTTCCTTAATGATACTTACATTCCAATTTAAGTGAGGTTCTCCTCCGCTTCCTCCAGCACTGCCTATAATTACCGGAATTCCTTCCTCCATAGCTGCTGTAAGCATTATTTCCAAATCTCTTTTTACTGCATTCCTATCGGTAAAAGACAAACCTGCTCCCAGGTAATAGGGACCTGGATCAGTAGACCCGGCATCCACTGCAATCACATGAGGATGTCTCTTCATCCCTTCTTCAAAGGATTTTATTGGAAATCCGTAACCCAGTATGGCTGTTGGTGATAACACACGTAATTCTTCCATTTAAAGTCCTCCCACTTTTTGAATTGATAATTGTCATTTCTCTGTCCACTCATCACTGTTCTCTGATATTTATCAATCGTCAAACATAAATTATCAATTCTCAATTGTCAATTATCAATTATTTCTTGCCCGTCTTAGGGCTAATATTCTCTGCATTTCATTATATACAATCATAAAGCCTTCATCCACACCCATCCCCGGTTTTGCAAGCATCTGGTCCGGTTGGGTTGCCATGGCAATGTGTACGCATATCTGGGCTGAACGATCGGTTTCATTGCAGGTTCCACCTTGATATGCTCCAATCCCCCTCTCTTTGCAATATAGCACGGCTTCAATGATATTGTTGATTCCTCCAAGGTCTGGAGTTTTAATTTGAATCATGTGCCCCGCCCTGTTATCGGCAAAATATTTGATATCCTCCAGGGTATTGCACCATTCGTCTGCAACAATCTGTATGTTGATATTATTTTCATTCACCCTGTGTGTTAGTTCCTTCAGAGCAAACATCTGTCCTTCCCTTTCTTCCATATCTATAGGACCCTCTATTCTCAATTGCAAGGGGTGGGCAGCTTTTTCAAGCTGCCTGAAATATTCTATCATCCTGTGATAATCATTGCCAAAAGCCAATCCGATCGTACCATAAACGTCAATATGTAATACAGGCTGATAGCCTTCATCGGGTTTAAGAGCTTCCACCCTTTCTCTTAACCATTCTACGTATTGTAAAAGCAATTCACCTTTTTCACCTAACTTCGTCTTTACGTTATTAATGAGACCGTGAGGCAATACGTCTGCCCTTTTTATAATCATTTTATCTACATTGGTATGCCGCTCATCCCCTGACTGGGTAAAAATAGGGATCTCACGGTCAGAGACTGTCGTACCGTATTCTTCAGCAATAACTTCAGCCATAAGTATTTTTTTACTTTTGGCTACTGCATCCAATATTGCCTGTGTAATACCGTAGCGCAGTGCTGTATGAATTCTTTTACCCGTATCAGGATTAATGAAGGCATCAATTTCCTCTGCCAGTGCTTTAAAGCTTTGAAGTTCTCTACCTTTTAATACAGGCACAATATGCTTTTGTATTACAGGAATAAAGTCCTGTGCAAGAAATAACGGATCCCGTCCTCCTGCACCCGAATACTGCACAGCTGCACAATCACCGTGGGCAACCTGTCCATCTTCCAAAATAATCATTACTGAGATAGATTCTCCCGCCTGCCTTACTGCAGAAAATCCTTCGGTAACAGGCTCTCCTTTATAAGTAGCACCATCCGGCACTGCATTTTTCTTAATAGCCCTCTGGTCATCAAAGAAAAATCCCGTTCTGCCTTTCGAACAAACTACATCAATAATCTTCACTTTATGCCTCCCCTAACTATTCATAGCATTGTTGGTTCTTATATTCCTTCGGTTTTTTATTACTATCTCGGCCTTCCTACCAGTCTCCCCTTCCCTATCGCATATATATCGTCAATTACCATCTGGAAGCTTACATTCCTTTTTTCATAACGGGCTCTTTCTTCAATTTTTTCTCTATGAAAATCAATGATTTCTTTACTGAAGGGTAAATTTCCACAATCCAGCAATCGAACTGCACCATAATTATCCCGTGCCGGAAGTATCTCTCCTGCATTATATTTACTGGGGGCAAATGGTACATCTATCACCCCTGCTTCAAAAGACCTTATAGCACCTACTGCTGCGTCCCCTTCACCTAATTCAAAAATCTTATCTACAATGCTGCGGGTTTCTGCAATAATGATATTCATTTCGTTTTCCAGTTCGTGAGTTAGGGGCATCCTTTGATCGGCAAGCATGGTAACCAGTTGTTTAGTAGCCTTTAATCCTTCAGCATTCGCTTCTTTCGTAGGTACTCCCATTGCTTCGTGAGGCGTCTTTACGATTACTTTTGTTGCTCCTGCCAATGCTGCAACTGCTGCTCCCCAGGAAATAACTCCAAAAGCTTTGGCTTCATCCTGCGGAAATCCCCCCATCCACTGATGCAGTACTGTAGTAACTACTATATCAGTATAACCATATTTTTTAAGATATTCCTCAGTCAACAGTTCCAGAGTACGTATTGCTGCGACATCTTGAAGTAGATTCCCGCATTGGCCGTAGCCAACCGTAATATTTTTTACACCTTGCTCGGCAGCCAGCAGGCTTTCTATTATAGCTACAGAGTGAGAGATACAGGGAGGTACCAATGTGCCGGTCAGCGGTCCAAAGGGTTCGCGGTTAATGCAAACACCTGCCTCTTCATATATCCCTATAAGTCTGTCAACATACTGCCAGTCATAGATAGTCTTTTCCAGAGAAACATTCTTCGCATAGGGTATATTATAGGATATCCCTCCCCCTTCAAATGCAGTAAACCCCCCTGCTATTGTAATTTCTGCCAGCAATCGTGCATCAGGAGTTCCATGGCGGACCTGCACAGGGGTATTTACCGCTTCATTTACTTTCCTGCACAATTCTACTCCATGATTTACTGCAGGAAAACCATTAAGTAAAGACCTTCCCGCATTTTTACTTTCTATAATGCCATTTTCAGCTTCCTGGTACCTGTTTTGTCTGGTATAGCTGTCAATAGTAGTAGGAAGCAAGTCTGCTTCCCCCTGTTGCTCCAGGTAATGTAGCAATTGTATATGCTCATTCACCAAGGCAACCCCTGCCCTGGGCTGGATAAGCGTATCACCTTTTTGCTTTGCTTTTTTCAATTGATTTGAAAATACTTTTTTAGCCGGTATACTTTTATGATAATTTACCGCATCATCAAAATTTACATCCTTACCGGTAGGCCACTGCTGCAGTACTTCCCGCTGTATCTGTTTAAAGATATTTTCGTCTAGTTTTTTATTTTTAAGCTCCATAATATCAACTCCTATCATAATAGTTCACAGTTAACAGTTCACTGTTCACAGATTTTAATACCGATTTTATTTTCTGTGACCTGTGAACCATGAACTATAAACTAACTTAGATATAAAATGTATCGCCCAGCTTAAGTCTTAATCCCAATTATAAAACTTGTAACTCCTTTTTCATTATTCTAATTGCCACCTCGGGGTAATTCTCACTTAACAGCCCCATTGCAGCTAAAATATATCTTTTGTCTATTAGAAATTCTGCGCTTTGCGGTTTTAAAATCGATGGATGAGTACTTTCAAACATTGCTTCTTTCAATATTCCTGTTGGATTTTTACTATTAATGACAGGACCGCCTGTCCCGATTATTTTCTTTATCCCCGTCAAATCCTTGCCTGTTTGTAAATAGGTAACACCGAAAGGTGTGTAGCTGGTCTCAATTTTACCTGCATGTCTTTCTACGGCAAATTTAACCGCCACTGAGGTCAGTCCGTAATCAACAAGGCTTAATTTTTCATCTTGTTCAGGCAGTATTTCCGGTTGTTCAGATATTTTATTAACATACCTCATAATTTCTTCTGCAGGTAATCCGGATCTCTTCCCCACCAGCTCAATTCCTGCAGCTTCAATTAGTGCAGATGCGCTGTACCGTACTCCAAGATCACCTTCCACAGTTCTTTTCGCAAAAGGTTCAGGTAATCCCTTCACAATCACCCCCGCGCGTGCCGGTTCTCCACCGGCAATAGAATGCACATCGGTTGTGGCGCCTCCTACGTCTATCACCATTAATTCACCTATTCCTTTTTCATTGCCGCAACCAGCAGCCAGGCGGTGAGCAGCATTTAGAACTGCCGAGGGAGTAGGCATTAAGATGCCGTCAATCAAGCTCTGCACTTTTGTAAGACCTTTGGCCTGTATGATTCTCCGGAGGAATATTTCCCTGATAGCTGCCCTGGCAGGCTCAATATTTAACACGTTGAATTCAGGCATAACGTTCTCACATATTCTAACCTCTTTATCCGATTGCTTTAACAGATCTCCTACCTGTTCTGCTACAGATTTATTTCCTGCCACTACTACCGGAAAATTACCCTCAATCTGCGAAAGCATTTTAGCATTATGCAAAATAACATTTTTGTTACCCCCATCAGTTCCTCCTGTCAAAAGGAGAATATCCGGCTTTAGCTTATGTATTTCTTCAGCCTCCTTAGTACTTAGTTCATAAGAGTAGACCTTCATCACCCTGGCGCCCGCACTCAATGCTGCCCTCTTAGCTGCCTCAGCAGTCAGGTCGGGAACCAACCCCACTGCAACCATTTTTAACCCTCCGGCAGCGCTACTGCAAGCAAATTTAGCAGTATAGTCTGTTCCTCCAATTTGAGAATGTAAAACCTCAACTGCATTTTTGAGGCCTTCATTGATATCTGTGGTAACAGTTGTGAAAGCCTTTGCTGTACCCAGGATAGATTCACTATTCAAATCTACTGCAGTAACTTTTGTATAAGTACTTCCAAAATCTATTAGCAGAACTGCCTGCATTTATCCGTCAACTCCCAGGTCCTTTTTTAAGTCAGCTATGGTCACTTCCGGAGGAGTGCCCGGGGGATATACCCGTTGAAAACCCATTTCTTTAAATTTTTTCTCTACTTCTTCAAAAGGAGTTTTACCTACTACAAGGTTACCCCCTACATAGAGCGGTATATTTTCCAAACCGGCTTCATCACATTTTTCTCTCAAACCACGGCAGTCCATCTCTCCATGCCCATATAAAGAAGAAACTAAAATAGCATCAGCAGCAGTTTCTATCGCTGCTTTAATGTACTCCTCCTGAGATACCATCACACCCAGGTTGACTACTTTAAAGCCTGCCTGTTTGAAAGCATACTCCAATATTTTATTCCCTATCGCATGAACATCGGCACCGATTACACCCATCACCAGTGTTTTTTGGCTCATCATTAACACCACCTTATGTCTACACTCAATACAATGCCTAGTACCTACTTTTATTATGATATCCTTTTATTGTTATTTCAATAGATTGAAAAAATATACTTAAATTCTGCTATGCAGTTATACCTGTATACATGATATTAAAAAATTATTGCTTCTTTTATAATTTATTTTTGATATGGCTATAATACAAATGCGGCTTTCTCGGAAAAGGATGATAGTATAATAGAAAGTAGGAGTTTTTGACATGAGATTTATAAAAAATCTTTTTCGCATAAATGAAATAAGTAATACAACTAAACAAAATATACAAAAAGCGAATAAAAATCATAAAGGACTTCTAAAAGAGTGTCTTCAGGAAAATATTAAGATAGTAAAGGAAACTTTGGGAGAAAGCTCTGACATTGTCATCCGGGAATTTCACGCCGGTGAAGGTGGTAAATTCCATCTAGGGGTAATGTATACCGATGGTTTGGCCGATAAAAAACTTGTTCAAGACTTTATTTTAGAAGCCTTGATGCTGGATTTAAGAAAAATTGATATTGATTCCAGTGTACTTTTAAAGAAAAATTCCTTTGAAATATTAAAGGATTTGGTTCTTCCCGTAGGTGAAATGAAGGAGATCTCAGATTTTGACAATTTCTTTACCCATTTATTGTCCGGTAATACAGTGATCTTAATGGATGGGTATGGGAAAGGGCTTGTAGTCAATTCCAGGGGATGGGAAGAACGTGGTGTTCAGGAACCAAGCTCCCAGACGGTTGTAAGGGGACCGAAGGACGGATTTACAGAGACATTACGGATCAATACGGCTCTTATCCGTCGAAGGATAAAGGACCCAAACCTCTGGATAGAGACAAAACCCATTGGCAGAAGGACAAAAACCGATGTAGCAGTGGTGTATATCAAGGAAGTTGCCAATGATAAGATTGTTGAAGAGGTTCACAAGCGCCTTGATAATATTGATATTGATGGAATATTGGAAAGTGGCTACATCGAGGAACTCATTCAAGATGAAACCTTCACCCCTTTTCCTACTATGATTAACACAGAAAGACCCGATATTGTGGCAGCAGGGTTAAGTGTTAAATATCCTAACTCCCCTGGAAGAAATTCCGGCGAATAACATACACTCTGCCCTGGAAGTATCTGAGAAAGCCTGGGCGCCCACCCATGCTGTCGCCTTAGATGAATTGATAAGTGATATCATTACTGAAGGGAGAAATCCGGTCCTGACAGGGGTTATCTTAAAAGGTGACCCTGAGATAGGGATGGATATCGGAAATATTGAAAAGGTGGATGTGCCTGCTGTTATACAAATCGGACATCTTGCAGCTTTTAAGAAGGATAAATTGGTAGGGTGGCTGAATGAAACCGAAAGCAGAGGATATAATTCTATCATGGGAAATGTAAAGAGCAGCGTGGTAACCATCCCCTGTGAAGGAGGCGGGAATGTAGCCATAGAAATACTAAGAACAAAAGTAAAGGTAACGGGCAAGGTGGAAGGCAGAAAGCCATGGATCGATATCGATTACAAGATTGAAGGTAATGTAGGAGATGTAGAATGTAATATCGATTTAACCAAGACCGAAACCATTGCCAAAATAGAACAAACTTTGGAAAAGGAAATTAAAGGATTCATGACAGCGGCTGTAAAAAAGGCCCAGAAGGATTTAAAGAGCGATATTTTCGGATTCGGGGAAGAGATTCACAAGGCGGACCCTGAAGCATGGAAAGAATTAAAGCATAACTGGAGTGAAGAATTTGTGGACCTGCCGGTCCATATAAAGGTTATCGCAAAAATCAAAGGCCTGGGTACTATTACGGAAGCCTTCCAGGGAAAAACAAAGGAGTAGATGGATTTGAAGGCTGTTTTAGGGATTCTTATCGTAACTGCAGGGATTATCCTTCTGGAAGCCCCTTATCTGTTGGAAAGGAAGCTAAAAAAAGAATTATGTGTATTTTCTATCTTGCTTATCTTTGGGGCAACTATAAGCATTCTAATGGCTTTGGGAATACAACTGCCTAATCCGCAGGATATGATCACGGTGGTTTACAAACCCTTGGGAGATTGGATCTTTGGCATTCTACAATAAAAAAAGGTGGTGCAGAAAAATGTCAAGCAACTGGAAAATAAGCAACAGGCAGTTTAGTATATTGGTTACTTTGAATGCTATTGGTACGGCTATATTGATTACTCTCGCAGGTTTAGCTTCAGAAGTGAAACAGGATGCCTGGATATCAGTGATTGCAGGAGTAGGAATCAGCCTAGCCCTGATAGGACTATATAATGTGATAGGAGATCTCTATCCCAATATGAGCTTTGTGAAAGCCATTGAGGCAGCGTTGGGAAAGTGGCTGGGGACGGTTGTTTCCCTTTTATTTATTTTCTTCTCCTTTAATGGCGCTGTATCGCTGGTATGGATTGTAGGAAATTTCATCACAACACAGATGATGCCGGAAACCCCGATGCTGTATATTAACATACTTTTCACAGCTGTAATAATCTTTGGCGTCCGTCTTGGATTGGAAACAGTTGCACGGTCGGCAGAGATCTTATTTCCCTGGGTAATTGTTTTCTTCCTTTTTCTCATCCTTTTTAGCACGCCGAACCTAAAAGCCGAAAACATACAACCCGTATTTGAAAACGGGATAAAACCTGTACTGCGGGGAGCGTTATCCTTTATAAGTTTTTTTTCCCTGCCGTCGGTTGTCTTGCTGATGATCTTTCCTGCCAGTCTAAACAAGCCAAAGGAAGGGAAAAAAGCTTTTTTCACGGGGGTGCTTGTCGCTGGAATTATAATGGCAATTACTGCGATTTTTTCCATCCTCATTCTCGGAAGCGATTTTACAGCAAGGAATATGTATCCTACTTATGTACTGGCCAAAAAAATCAGCATAGGAAAGATTATAGATCGGGTTGAAGCCGTAATCGCAGGCCTATGGCTGATTACCATATTTTTTAAAGCAGTTCTCTATCTTTATGCGACGGTTTTAGGGATTGCCCAAACCCTGAATTTACGGGACTACCGGCCCCTTACACTCCCATTTGGGATGCTCATGGTGGCCCTTTCCCTGAGAATCTATCCCAATATCCCCTATTTTATTGTATGGAATGAGAAAACTTTTCCACCCTTTGCCATCGTCTCTGGATTCTTTCTTCCACTGCTCATATTGATCGTAGGAAAGATTCGCAGCAAAAAGGAAAGAAAAATAGCTGATAATGAAAGAAACAAAGCTTAGCTCTAAGCAAGTTTACCGGAAAAGTATTGAAAGATACGCCAATTTTCATACTTTTATTAAGCAAACAATGTACCTGTCCCCCTGTTTGCCCTGTCCCCCTGTTTGTCCCCTGTTTGCTGTGTTTGCCCCCAAAAATAAAAACCCTCTACGCTAATACGTAGAAGGTTTTGGTGAGCCATCGGCGATTCGAACGCCGGACACCTTGATTAAAAGTCAAGTGCTCTGCCTGCTGAGCTAATGGCCCAAGAATATTGAGAGACTCGGTCGTCCCGCGCCTCACAGGTATATATAATACTATACATTCTTACTTATGTCAATAAAAATTTCGATATTTTTCAAGTAATTTTATCCTTAATCTTTTATAATATTCTGATCTCTGCCAGGGCCTACACCGATCATCCCAACTCTCACATCACAAAGCTTTTCGATTCTTTCAATATATTTCTTTGCATTTTCAGGAAGATCTTCATATCTTCTTATATGCCCTATATCTCCTTCCCAGCCGTCCATTTCCTCATAGATAGGTTCACAAAGTTCAAGCTCCTCCAGACTTGGTGGAAATTCCTTGATAATCTCATTACCTTTTCTGTATCCTACACAGATTTTAATTTTTTTTATATCTCCCAAAGTATCAATTTTATTTACTACAATAGAAGTTAATCCGCTTGTTCTTACTGCATATTTTACAATTACAGCGTCAAACCAGCCGCATCTTCTTGGCCTTCCTGTAGTTGTTCCATATTCATGACCTTTTTCTCTAATCTGATCCCCTATTTCATCAAAGAGTTCTGTTGGGAATGGTCCTTTACCTACCCGGGTAGTGTATGCCTTTACAACACCTATGCATTCATCTATCATGGTCGGCCCGATGCCGGTACCTACACATACCCCACCGGAAATAGGATGAGAAGATGTAACGTACGGATAAGTTCCCAAATCCAGGTCAAGCAACGTTCCCTGAGCTCCTTCAAAAAGTACATTCTTTCCTGCTTTTATTGCCTCGTACAGGAGTACAGTAGTATCTGTGACATATTTTCTTAACTTTTTTGCATACCCCAGGTATTCTTCGATAATGTCATCGGCGTTCAGGCCTGTTCCGCCATAAACCTTCTCGATAATTTTGTTCTTCAATTCAACATTTGCTTTTACCTTTTCAATGAACAATTCCCTGTTCATAAGGTCACACATTCTGATACCCG from Petroclostridium xylanilyticum encodes:
- a CDS encoding adenylosuccinate synthase encodes the protein MATKVVIGAQWGDEGKGKIIDILAQQAEVVVRSQGGNNAGHTVEANGQQYKLHLTPSGILNPNTLCIIGNGVVVDPGILLGELDMLQARGVSTDNLKIDARAHIIFPYHRELDGLSEIARGKSDIGTTKKGIGPAYMDKAERSGIRMCDLMNRELFIEKVKANVELKNKIIEKVYGGTGLNADDIIEEYLGYAKKLRKYVTDTTVLLYEAIKAGKNVLFEGAQGTLLDLDLGTYPYVTSSHPISGGVCVGTGIGPTMIDECIGVVKAYTTRVGKGPFPTELFDEIGDQIREKGHEYGTTTGRPRRCGWFDAVIVKYAVRTSGLTSIVVNKIDTLGDIKKIKICVGYRKGNEIIKEFPPSLEELELCEPIYEEMDGWEGDIGHIRRYEDLPENAKKYIERIEKLCDVRVGMIGVGPGRDQNIIKD
- the glmS gene encoding methylaspartate mutase subunit S — protein: MSQKTLVMGVIGADVHAIGNKILEYAFKQAGFKVVNLGVMVSQEEYIKAAIETAADAILVSSLYGHGEMDCRGLREKCDEAGLENIPLYVGGNLVVGKTPFEEVEKKFKEMGFQRVYPPGTPPEVTIADLKKDLGVDG
- a CDS encoding acyclic terpene utilization AtuA family protein, producing the protein MEELRVLSPTAILGYGFPIKSFEEGMKRHPHVIAVDAGSTDPGPYYLGAGLSFTDRNAVKRDLEIMLTAAMEEGIPVIIGSAGGSGGEPHLNWNVSIIKEIAWEKGLQFKMAIIHAEIEKELALSELEKGRITPLYPAPELTREELEQTVRIVGQMGMEPFIKALEQEVQVIVAGRAYDPAVFAALAVQKGYDRGLAIHMGKILECASIAATPGSGSDCMIGYLGKDYFKVEPLNPVRKCTTLSVAAHTLYEKTNPYILPGPGGVLDLTETKFEQETDRVVKVSGSKFIPSEKYTIKLEGAKKIGYRTISIAGTRDPIMISQIDEIIKGVRERVEDNFKDAEMKYFLDFKVYGKNGVMGPLEPQEEINGHELGIIIEAVAEDQATANTICSFARSTMLHYGYEGRVSTAGNLAFPYSPSDFKAGEVYTFNLYHLMEVNDPNQWFPIDIEIAGGRIGFED
- a CDS encoding GerAB/ArcD/ProY family transporter codes for the protein MSSNWKISNRQFSILVTLNAIGTAILITLAGLASEVKQDAWISVIAGVGISLALIGLYNVIGDLYPNMSFVKAIEAALGKWLGTVVSLLFIFFSFNGAVSLVWIVGNFITTQMMPETPMLYINILFTAVIIFGVRLGLETVARSAEILFPWVIVFFLFLILFSTPNLKAENIQPVFENGIKPVLRGALSFISFFSLPSVVLLMIFPASLNKPKEGKKAFFTGVLVAGIIMAITAIFSILILGSDFTARNMYPTYVLAKKISIGKIIDRVEAVIAGLWLITIFFKAVLYLYATVLGIAQTLNLRDYRPLTLPFGMLMVALSLRIYPNIPYFIVWNEKTFPPFAIVSGFFLPLLILIVGKIRSKKERKIADNERNKA
- a CDS encoding DUF4387 domain-containing protein, with product MKIKLIDVAQVIRSKNSGPYELTFDIIFKDWESFDEFCNAKVINKELIAKLYQIPAEKVINVIEFKPAKAIKATIERPIASGELGETDVYGAQQHAPLLNLEFEL
- a CDS encoding methylaspartate mutase subunit E translates to MELKNKKLDENIFKQIQREVLQQWPTGKDVNFDDAVNYHKSIPAKKVFSNQLKKAKQKGDTLIQPRAGVALVNEHIQLLHYLEQQGEADLLPTTIDSYTRQNRYQEAENGIIESKNAGRSLLNGFPAVNHGVELCRKVNEAVNTPVQVRHGTPDARLLAEITIAGGFTAFEGGGISYNIPYAKNVSLEKTIYDWQYVDRLIGIYEEAGVCINREPFGPLTGTLVPPCISHSVAIIESLLAAEQGVKNITVGYGQCGNLLQDVAAIRTLELLTEEYLKKYGYTDIVVTTVLHQWMGGFPQDEAKAFGVISWGAAVAALAGATKVIVKTPHEAMGVPTKEANAEGLKATKQLVTMLADQRMPLTHELENEMNIIIAETRSIVDKIFELGEGDAAVGAIRSFEAGVIDVPFAPSKYNAGEILPARDNYGAVRLLDCGNLPFSKEIIDFHREKIEERARYEKRNVSFQMVIDDIYAIGKGRLVGRPR
- a CDS encoding methylaspartate ammonia-lyase, whose translation is MKIIDVVCSKGRTGFFFDDQRAIKKNAVPDGATYKGEPVTEGFSAVRQAGESISVMIILEDGQVAHGDCAAVQYSGAGGRDPLFLAQDFIPVIQKHIVPVLKGRELQSFKALAEEIDAFINPDTGKRIHTALRYGITQAILDAVAKSKKILMAEVIAEEYGTTVSDREIPIFTQSGDERHTNVDKMIIKRADVLPHGLINNVKTKLGEKGELLLQYVEWLRERVEALKPDEGYQPVLHIDVYGTIGLAFGNDYHRMIEYFRQLEKAAHPLQLRIEGPIDMEEREGQMFALKELTHRVNENNINIQIVADEWCNTLEDIKYFADNRAGHMIQIKTPDLGGINNIIEAVLYCKERGIGAYQGGTCNETDRSAQICVHIAMATQPDQMLAKPGMGVDEGFMIVYNEMQRILALRRARNN
- a CDS encoding spore germination protein, whose amino-acid sequence is MRFIKNLFRINEISNTTKQNIQKANKNHKGLLKECLQENIKIVKETLGESSDIVIREFHAGEGGKFHLGVMYTDGLADKKLVQDFILEALMLDLRKIDIDSSVLLKKNSFEILKDLVLPVGEMKEISDFDNFFTHLLSGNTVILMDGYGKGLVVNSRGWEERGVQEPSSQTVVRGPKDGFTETLRINTALIRRRIKDPNLWIETKPIGRRTKTDVAVVYIKEVANDKIVEEVHKRLDNIDIDGILESGYIEELIQDETFTPFPTMINTERPDIVAAGLSVKYPNSPGRNSGE
- a CDS encoding Ger(x)C family spore germination protein, with the translated sequence MLNILTPLEEIPANNIHSALEVSEKAWAPTHAVALDELISDIITEGRNPVLTGVILKGDPEIGMDIGNIEKVDVPAVIQIGHLAAFKKDKLVGWLNETESRGYNSIMGNVKSSVVTIPCEGGGNVAIEILRTKVKVTGKVEGRKPWIDIDYKIEGNVGDVECNIDLTKTETIAKIEQTLEKEIKGFMTAAVKKAQKDLKSDIFGFGEEIHKADPEAWKELKHNWSEEFVDLPVHIKVIAKIKGLGTITEAFQGKTKE
- the glmL gene encoding methylaspartate mutase accessory protein GlmL, which gives rise to MQAVLLIDFGSTYTKVTAVDLNSESILGTAKAFTTVTTDINEGLKNAVEVLHSQIGGTDYTAKFACSSAAGGLKMVAVGLVPDLTAEAAKRAALSAGARVMKVYSYELSTKEAEEIHKLKPDILLLTGGTDGGNKNVILHNAKMLSQIEGNFPVVVAGNKSVAEQVGDLLKQSDKEVRICENVMPEFNVLNIEPARAAIREIFLRRIIQAKGLTKVQSLIDGILMPTPSAVLNAAHRLAAGCGNEKGIGELMVIDVGGATTDVHSIAGGEPARAGVIVKGLPEPFAKRTVEGDLGVRYSASALIEAAGIELVGKRSGLPAEEIMRYVNKISEQPEILPEQDEKLSLVDYGLTSVAVKFAVERHAGKIETSYTPFGVTYLQTGKDLTGIKKIIGTGGPVINSKNPTGILKEAMFESTHPSILKPQSAEFLIDKRYILAAMGLLSENYPEVAIRIMKKELQVL